The DNA region ttgagctctaagcacatagcacttataagcCATATTCTGAATAACAGGAATAATCTTCtctgctgtccttaccactctctgtagggactttctatctgaggcacttcTCTTTCCATGACCCAGGAGAACCATTGTTAATGGGAAAACATTACCCCAGGTCAGAGGGACCAGCATACTGGTGTTCAGCACTCACTCTCCCCCCTCCGCCCAGCTGAGTTCTGAAATACTTACAGCTCTGTAATCCAGGAACATCTCTTTAAATGCCAGAAAGTCAGTGAACGTGAGAAGCATATCAAAAATGTCTCCAGCTATTTCATCCTTGTGCTGCCTGCAAGTGAGGGATTCGGATAGGTGATTAATGTAGAAAAGGTATTTGACAGTGTAAAGGATTATAAAATTTGTTCTGGAACAATGAAGAGGAAAaacactacaggtaatccttgcttaacagCCACAGCTGGGTCAGGCAACTTGGTTGATGAGTGCCGttaacagtcgttaagtgaaacaTCATGTGGCCATGACTGCGGTttcactgccagcttctccaCTTGCTCTGCTCgtcagaagccagctgtgaagcattcaaatggtgatcacatgactgcaggatgttgcaacagtcataagtgtgaggagtgGTCATGAAGTTATTTTTTCAGcgtcactgtaactttgaatggttgctaacaGGATACTCTTAAGCAATGACTACCTGTTACTCCTTCCATAAATGTGAttatgcagaaaatgacagggtTACTTAGAATATTTCCAATAATCCCTGAAAAAATTACATCATTACTATAATGAAGAATTAGACAATAAGGAAAAAGGCCACACTCGTTCTTGACtctatggggcggtgctcatctccgtttcaaagccgaagagccaccgctgtccgacgacatctccgtggtcatgtggccggcatgactcaatgccgaaggtgcacagagcactgttcccttcccaccaaaggtgattcctatctttctacttgcatttttacgtgctttcaaactgctaggttggcagaagctggtacaattcacgggagctcaccccattatgcggcgctagggatttgagctGCCatcctttctgactgacaagctcactGTCTTactcactgagccaccgtgtccctacacTGACATTAGCTTTGATCTAATCTAAAAAGGGAGGACAATCAGCATCATCAGAGGACCGGCTATCCAATTTTCTTTACACTTCTCCAAGGGAGAATGTAACCCCAAAGCCATCGGCGTGTGAAATGGAATCCCTGCTTAAGGGTTCTGTCTTGAGATTGGTTCTTTCGTCGCCGTGTTCGGTGCCAAGCAATCCTGAGTTGTGAAATTAGAAATCAATTGCTTTGGCTGATCCCTTAATGCAGTTCTTGCTCGTGGGAGACTCTCTGAAGTCATAGCAGGGAGGCAGACAATCCCCCAGTCCATATGGGGCTTAGGAAATGCAATCCTCTATTTAAGATTAGGCCCCTAGCCTGCTGTCAGATGCCACCTGCTAAGGGTCTGGGGAACATTTTAAGAAATGAATCGAGCGTCTCCGGCTACCACAGATTCTCCCCATCCACCGACTTGCAGCTTCTTCTCTCCAAAACGTTTCTACCACTTTTTTTACTATTAGTTCTGGAAAGTAATTTACTACAGGACAAAgctctagggcaggggtccctAACCTTAGTAACTTTaaacctggcagacttcaactcccagaattgaatgggagttgaagtccgccaaggcttaaagttgccaaggttggagacccctgttctagggaaGAGTTCCGCTTTCCTCCTTTGTGAACTGGCGGAGGGGGGACGTTTCCACTTGAGTGTGGCCAGCAAGGTTTATGTCTGTATGGCATAAACCGgcaggtgaccttaatgactcgctaaaagaatgcaaatgaccagctgtccgcaAGAAATTTGTGCAGCTCCATCTGCACAAGCGGCGTACGTGTGTGATGGCCGGTCACACAAATGGAGTGCGTCATTTGGGGTTTCCGCTGGTTTGCCCTGGactgggcgaaccggtagtggtgggaggctccacccacacacccggaagcttctgcacatgtgtagaagcaTCGCGCAAGTGTGCAAGAGcgcagtagtaaaataaatttaaacccaccactggagtgcgtTTGCACACAGCTACGTCATGAAAGTGGGGATGTGCATGCGCTCGCCCAGTTTCTGCAGCCCAGTTGCAAACACCTCATAGCCCACCAGTTGCCCTGGACCAGAGGTTGGGAGCAAAAAAGACTAGAGATTCCAACacagatagccctcgacttatggccacaactgagcccaaaatttttgttgctgagagagacatttgttaagtgagttttgccctatttttgaagcgcggtggcacagtggttagaatgcaggctacttctgctgacagctggctgactgcaatttgtcagatcgaatcccaccaggctcaaggttgcctcagccttccatccttctgaggtgggacaaatgaggacccagattgttgggggacaataggctgactctgtaaacagcttagagagggctgtaaaagcaccttgaagtggtatgtaagtccaagtgtgattgccatttgcccttccttctttctttcaacaaattaacagagttggaagggaccctaagctatttctgacagatgacaatccagtctcttcttgaaagcctccagtgatgaagctcccacaacctctgaaggcaacttctgttccatgggtcgattgttctcactgtcagaaaattcctccttatttctaggttgaatctctcctggatcagtttccatccattattccttgtctggccttcaggtgctttggagaatagcttgaccccctcctctctgtggcaaatattggaagactgctattgtgtcttctctgctccttctcttccctagactagccatgcccagttcctgcaaccgttcatcgtatgttttagcctccaggcccttaatcatcctggttgctcttctctgcactttttctagagtctcaacgtcttttttccttccttccttccttctttccttccatccatctatccatccatccatccatccatttgcagtgtttagagtgtagtactgcaggctgattctgcccactgccaggagttcaatcctgaccaaaggctcaaggttgactcagacttccgtccttctgaggtgggtaaaatgaggacccagattgttgggggcaagaggctgactctgcttggagggggctgtgaagcactgtaaagcggtagataagtctaaatgcgacctttcttgctacagtcgttaagtgaatctggtttctctatTGACACtgcttgtcagagggttgcaaaaggagatcacatgacccagggacccTGCAACCCTTACAAATATATGTAAGTTTCCCAGTGTCTgagctttgatcatgtgacagggGGGTGTTGCAATGAATGTGTGAAAAACAATCGTAAGTTACtgttttcagtgtcgttgtaatttccaaatggtcattaaacaaacggttgtaagtcgaggactacctctaatccTTTTGTTCCTGTTGTCAGTAATAGATGTCAGGGTTCATCTTATTACTATTTCCCTAGGAAatgaaatcttgcttgtttgtaggtgaccaaatacttattttccaccataatttgcaaataaattctttccagatcagacaatgtgattgtctggatttgttttctcattttgtctctcatagttgaggtctacctatgatgtcaattacaggcctctctcatttttttaagtgggagaacttgcacaattggtggctgaccaAATACCTTTTTGCCCCACTGTGCATATATATGGTGGCACCCCAGGAATACGCCCATCCCAATGTGCCATGAAACCCAAGGGCAGCAGCTCACCTGCCCAAGATTCAAAAGGGGAGAGAAATAATTtacagagagtccttgacttacaacagttcgcttttcacacttatgacccatgGTCataagcatccccatggtcatgtgatttgcatTCGGATGCCTGACGTCTGTCTCACATTtgtgacggctgcagtgtcccggaggctcatgtgtgatcacctttttgtgatattctggcaagcaaagtccatggggaagtcagactcacttaacaatggtgttgctaatttaacaaattgcacttaacaagcgtggcaagagaagtcgtaaaatggggcaaaacacacaaATTTCTCACTTCACACCatcaatttggggctcaattgtggttgtatgttgaggactcccTGAACAGAGGAAAAACAGAGGAAGACGTCAGAACAATAAAGAACTCAACCaactttaaacataaaaaacaaggcAGAAACACGACTTACTGCAAAGATAAGGTGAAGGCCGACATGTTGAAACCAGGAATCCTGTCCAAAAGTTTCGCTTCAATGTATTTTTCAACTAAGCAGATCTAAAATGAGAAAGTTTTATTTATTGCCTCCTCCTTGCATTTATACGCCGTTCCAATTGTGCATGGCATACACACCTGGCAGCCATAAACCAGGTTACAATAATTAAAACTATGTTTCTCAATCCTGGCCACTTGAAAATACCTGGACTTCCAATTCCCGGAATGGTAACCTAACAGGTAACCACTGAGAAGCTAAAGGTAACCTGGAGATAATTCAGAGGGCACAATACTGATTTACAGTCTCTCTGATGGCTGAACGTTTTAATGAATCTGTGGCAAAAATAAACCCTCTGCCCTCTGAATTTGCTATTGAAGGTACAGTTGTCTGATAATGAGGATGTTACGTTTAATGCACTTTCTTTTTCAACGACTCAGCAATTGAGAACGCATAAGAAGAGTGGTCAAAGGTACAAGCAGGTGTACTAAGTGCCAGTGGAACGGGAAGTAGATTAAAGTCAAGTTTGGGCCAGCTCTTTGATAGCTAATGAcaatctagatcagtgatggctaacctttttatcgttgtgtgccacacccataatgcagtgtgtgcccaccccccatgcatgcacacgtgacccccGCATATCCTGCACAGCaaagacccgaaaaccagctggccagagggAGGCGCATGCACATAGgcagtggaactgagctgggacgATGGCTCATGTGCTCGCAGAGTGGGCtcggcatgccacctgtggcacgcatgccatagcttcgccatcacagatctagattgtcttcttggcaacaatatggtgGGCAAATCCACAGCTCTGGGATCTCCTGGTAATGTGACAAACAAATACTATCCGTGTCCATCCTTGCTTAGACTTTCCGAGATCGGATCAGCTATAATCTCCACCTCTTTAAGCAAGTTAAGTAATTAGGGAAGCAAATGCCGAACTAGCAGGAGAGAAAAAGAATCTCATCTTGTGATGGAGGGAGAAACATTTCTGTAGGTAATAAATCCTGGGGATTTGGTAAATAGGATTTGGAGATGGGCCATacattgctctttttttttttttaaaggaactatTCCTCCTTATTTAACATCATAACATTaattgtataggtagtcctcgacttacaatggtttatttagtgaccgttcaaaagttacggcactgaaaaaagcatttTGGAACCGGGCGCCGGAAGTGATGGGCAAGCATGGGCACATATCCCTACTCGCTACTTCTGCCTGCTGCTCCCGCAAATTGAGCTGTGCGCAGGCTTGCCCACCACATGCATGGAACAATCCCCGCCTCTCCCCCCTGATGGTCCGGAAGgctgaaaaggttggggaactcggTTCTACTACATCATACATTTCTCTGTGTTTGAGCGAAGTCAGAATACGCATTCTTGCCCAGTTGGAACTTTTAGCATCTTTATAAATGAGCCAAACAGCAATTCAACctcgtgtggggggggggggagggaatcttaGCCGTATGGACCAAAAAGACCACAACAAACTTACATATTCATTAAAGATAGGTGTGTAGACCAGTTTATTCTCCTCTGTGTCATCAAACTCTCGGTAGTATTTGTCCATGAAGTTTCTTTGTATTAG from Thamnophis elegans isolate rThaEle1 chromosome 14, rThaEle1.pri, whole genome shotgun sequence includes:
- the ARL2BP gene encoding ADP-ribosylation factor-like protein 2-binding protein — protein: MEALEEENFGVSISSPSDAEFDAIVGYLEDIVMDDDFQLIQRNFMDKYYREFDDTEENKLVYTPIFNEYICLVEKYIEAKLLDRIPGFNMSAFTLSLQQHKDEIAGDIFDMLLTFTDFLAFKEMFLDYRAEKEGRGLDLSAGLVVTSLNKPSRSPPQNSLWH